A portion of the Chryseobacterium tructae genome contains these proteins:
- a CDS encoding endonuclease V has translation MIYAFDTYYYEDYANTVCIAFEDWDSEREIEIFTEQTAISSEYESGAFYKRELPCILSLLNKIVLKEEDIIIVDGYVTLDNEGKIGLGGYLYESLQEKYPVVGIAKNEFTTPDSQRRNVLRGDSKTPLFVTAKGIDVDQTKLDVEKMHGSFRIPTLLKKLDQLSRT, from the coding sequence ATGATCTACGCATTCGATACCTATTATTATGAAGACTATGCCAATACTGTATGTATTGCATTTGAAGACTGGGATTCCGAACGGGAAATAGAAATTTTTACGGAACAAACTGCCATCAGTTCAGAATATGAAAGCGGAGCCTTTTACAAAAGAGAGTTGCCCTGTATTCTGAGTTTATTGAATAAAATCGTTTTGAAAGAAGAAGATATTATCATTGTTGATGGATATGTGACTCTTGATAATGAAGGTAAAATTGGATTAGGAGGATATCTTTATGAATCTTTACAGGAAAAATATCCCGTGGTAGGTATTGCTAAAAATGAGTTTACAACACCTGATTCACAAAGAAGGAATGTGCTGCGGGGCGATAGTAAAACACCTCTTTTTGTAACCGCTAAAGGGATAGATGTGGATCAGACAAAGCTTGATGTAGAAAAGATGCACGGCTCTTTTAGAATTCCTACCTTACTGAAAAAGCTTGATCAATTGAGCAGAACATAA
- a CDS encoding DEAD/DEAH box helicase, translating to MAEYILENINISTLSVYDLLKHTAESSFIGITDFQDIYPVAIENYTGIFTKKSSLQDFPMVTISLIGNSLLCSCTCDNAKAQLCAHQTEIIHCILEEKNYRIFFDDILRKKALAAKAKSYGLENEPELDQYFQMELNDGKLEISPKIKEMFPMDEQMFQKDLLPQLPSKLDELAAMETGKKQILVIGKHRYYNHLIFSLMEAEITQAGKIKNPVTSVDAMQLIWKAEKPLDIKFYTAISTFQNNYNEDYNSAEWEALKLIVKNPLDLDVYYHDREITETISSKSLIAVTLNTLDAEVQLSVFKKDPFYEITGELLFNDSSIPFKNVIIRNEYFVYNNNIFSLVDHPDMLRIIRFFKANNEILLIHSSKYEGFMKQILSILEERIHINYRYIQEATKVQLEEKKFQIEKVIYLRQQENYIGITPVMKYGQVEVPVYSRKQIFDTDQNGNPFKIERNDAAEARFTSLVMQQHPDFEEQMDGYQYFYLHRDKFLDDNWFLNAFEAWRNEGVIILGFNELKNNKLNPHRAKINIQITSGLDWFNAKLKVGFGQKEATLKQLHRTIRNKSKFVQLDDGSMGILPEEWMDKIAAYFQAGEIDEELLKIPKINFTEVSSLFEKEVLSTEVQDELTTYSTQFSTVKNIPQVKIPAELHAELRDYQHDGLNWLNFLDDFNFGGCLADDMGLGKTLQIIAFILSQREKRGHTTNLIVLPTSLLFNWQEEISKFAPSIKVLVHYGSDRQKTTAHFPDYEVILTSYGMLLSDIRFLKTFTFNYVFLDESQTIKNPNSERYKAARLLQSRNRIVLTGTPIENSTFDLYSQLSFACPGLLGSKQYFKDIYAIPIDKFEFSKRAMELQQKIKPFILRRTKKQVAKELPEKTETVIYCEMNAEQRRIYDAYEKELREFIAANDDDDLNKNSIHVLTGLTRLRQICNSPVLIKEGYSGEHAVKIEILMEQILGKSKDHKILIFSQFVGMLDLLKPELERHGIPFEYLTGQTKDRGKKVANFQENEDIRVFLISLKAGGVGLNLTQADYIYLIDPWWNPATENQAIDRSYRIGQTKNVIAVRMICSNTVEEKILTLQKKKKLLAQNLLKTDGTKFQGLSKQDLLDILESN from the coding sequence ATGGCAGAATATATTCTTGAAAACATCAATATCAGTACACTTTCTGTATATGACCTTCTAAAGCATACTGCAGAAAGCTCATTTATTGGAATCACTGATTTTCAGGATATTTATCCCGTTGCCATTGAAAATTACACCGGAATCTTTACCAAAAAGTCTTCTTTGCAGGACTTTCCCATGGTGACCATAAGCTTAATCGGAAATTCACTGCTTTGCAGTTGTACCTGTGATAATGCTAAGGCACAACTTTGTGCTCACCAGACAGAAATCATCCATTGTATTCTGGAAGAGAAAAATTACCGGATCTTCTTTGACGATATCCTCCGTAAAAAAGCATTAGCTGCTAAGGCTAAAAGCTATGGTTTGGAAAACGAACCGGAGTTGGATCAGTATTTCCAAATGGAGCTAAATGACGGAAAGCTTGAAATATCACCTAAGATCAAGGAAATGTTTCCCATGGATGAGCAGATGTTTCAAAAGGATCTTCTCCCTCAGCTTCCTTCTAAGTTGGATGAATTGGCAGCAATGGAAACAGGCAAAAAGCAAATATTGGTTATCGGAAAGCACCGTTATTATAATCATTTGATATTTTCCCTGATGGAAGCAGAAATTACACAGGCTGGGAAAATTAAAAACCCTGTCACTTCTGTAGATGCCATGCAACTGATATGGAAAGCTGAGAAACCTCTGGATATAAAATTTTATACCGCCATTTCTACTTTTCAGAATAACTATAATGAAGATTATAATTCTGCTGAATGGGAAGCTTTAAAGCTTATTGTAAAAAATCCATTGGATCTGGATGTCTACTATCATGACCGTGAAATCACTGAAACCATCTCTTCAAAGTCCCTGATTGCCGTTACACTTAACACTTTAGATGCGGAGGTTCAACTCTCTGTATTTAAGAAAGATCCATTTTATGAAATCACAGGAGAATTACTATTTAATGATTCTTCTATTCCTTTTAAAAATGTGATCATCAGAAATGAATATTTTGTATATAACAACAACATATTCAGTCTCGTAGACCACCCTGACATGCTTAGAATCATCAGGTTTTTCAAGGCTAATAATGAGATTTTGCTGATTCATTCTTCAAAATATGAAGGCTTCATGAAGCAGATACTCTCTATATTAGAAGAACGTATCCACATAAATTATAGATACATACAAGAAGCAACGAAAGTACAACTTGAAGAAAAGAAATTTCAAATAGAAAAGGTCATTTATCTTCGACAGCAGGAAAATTATATCGGAATCACTCCTGTTATGAAGTATGGACAGGTAGAAGTTCCTGTGTATTCCAGAAAGCAGATTTTTGATACTGATCAGAATGGAAATCCATTCAAAATAGAAAGAAATGATGCAGCAGAGGCACGCTTTACTTCCCTAGTGATGCAACAGCATCCTGACTTTGAAGAACAGATGGATGGTTATCAGTATTTCTATCTGCACAGAGATAAATTCCTGGACGACAATTGGTTTTTAAATGCGTTTGAAGCATGGCGAAATGAAGGAGTCATTATTTTAGGTTTTAATGAATTAAAAAACAATAAGCTGAATCCGCACCGTGCCAAAATCAATATTCAGATCACCAGCGGATTGGATTGGTTTAATGCTAAACTAAAGGTAGGCTTTGGTCAGAAAGAAGCCACTTTGAAACAGCTGCACAGAACCATTCGTAATAAAAGTAAGTTTGTACAGCTGGATGATGGCAGTATGGGAATTCTTCCTGAAGAATGGATGGATAAGATCGCAGCCTATTTTCAAGCCGGAGAAATTGATGAAGAACTGCTAAAAATTCCGAAAATCAATTTTACAGAAGTCTCATCCCTTTTTGAAAAAGAAGTATTGAGTACTGAGGTTCAGGATGAGCTTACTACTTATTCCACTCAATTTTCAACCGTCAAAAATATTCCACAGGTCAAAATTCCGGCTGAATTACATGCTGAATTAAGAGATTATCAGCATGATGGATTAAACTGGCTTAATTTTCTTGATGACTTTAACTTCGGAGGATGCCTCGCTGATGATATGGGATTGGGAAAAACCCTTCAGATCATTGCATTTATCCTTTCCCAAAGGGAAAAAAGAGGACACACAACCAATCTTATCGTACTTCCTACTTCCTTGCTTTTCAACTGGCAAGAAGAGATCAGCAAATTTGCTCCTTCCATAAAAGTTTTGGTACATTATGGCTCCGATCGACAAAAAACAACAGCTCATTTTCCAGATTATGAAGTGATCTTAACCAGTTATGGAATGTTGCTTTCAGATATTCGGTTTTTGAAAACCTTCACCTTCAATTATGTTTTCCTTGATGAGTCTCAAACCATTAAAAATCCCAACTCCGAAAGATATAAAGCGGCAAGACTTTTACAGTCCAGAAACAGGATTGTATTAACGGGTACTCCTATCGAAAACAGCACTTTTGATCTTTATAGCCAGCTTTCCTTTGCTTGTCCGGGATTATTGGGTAGTAAACAGTATTTCAAAGATATTTATGCCATTCCCATTGATAAATTTGAGTTCAGTAAACGAGCGATGGAGCTTCAGCAGAAAATAAAACCTTTTATTCTTCGCAGAACCAAAAAACAGGTTGCTAAAGAACTTCCTGAAAAAACGGAAACTGTTATTTATTGCGAAATGAATGCTGAACAGCGCAGGATTTACGATGCCTACGAGAAAGAACTTCGTGAATTTATTGCAGCCAATGATGACGATGATCTCAATAAAAATAGCATACACGTTCTTACAGGCCTTACAAGGCTCAGACAGATCTGTAATTCTCCCGTATTGATTAAAGAGGGCTATTCCGGTGAACATGCTGTAAAAATTGAAATTTTGATGGAACAAATCCTTGGAAAATCAAAAGACCATAAAATCCTGATATTCTCACAATTTGTCGGAATGCTTGATTTATTAAAACCGGAATTAGAACGTCACGGAATTCCTTTCGAATACCTTACCGGACAAACCAAAGACAGAGGTAAGAAAGTGGCTAATTTTCAGGAAAATGAAGACATCCGCGTGTTTTTAATAAGCTTAAAAGCTGGCGGTGTAGGACTTAATCTCACCCAAGCCGATTATATCTACCTGATCGATCCATGGTGGAATCCTGCTACTGAAAATCAGGCTATCGATCGAAGTTATCGTATAGGACAGACTAAAAATGTAATCGCAGTCCGAATGATCTGTTCCAATACGGTGGAAGAAAAGATCCTTACCCTCCAGAAAAAGAAGAAATTGCTGGCTCAAAACCTTCTTAAAACTGATGGAACAAAATTTCAGGGACTTTCAAAACAAGATCTTCTGGATATTTTGGAATCTAACTAA
- a CDS encoding TlpA family protein disulfide reductase — translation MISSFALSQEIVENQALPDFSILTEKGLLKSSDLKGKVVLINFFATWCGPCLQELPHLQSEVWDKYKNNSQFSLLVIGREHSQREIEAFKIKKGYNLPMYADEKRSVYSLFAKEYIPRNYIINKEGKVVYTSVSYDEEEFKNMLNKLTELLK, via the coding sequence ATGATCAGCTCTTTTGCTTTGAGCCAGGAAATCGTGGAAAATCAAGCCCTTCCAGACTTTTCTATCCTAACTGAAAAAGGACTTTTAAAATCATCCGATTTAAAGGGAAAGGTTGTTCTTATCAACTTTTTTGCAACATGGTGTGGGCCTTGCCTGCAGGAACTACCTCATTTGCAGAGTGAGGTATGGGATAAATATAAAAATAACAGTCAATTTTCTTTACTCGTTATTGGCCGAGAACATTCCCAAAGAGAAATAGAAGCATTCAAAATTAAAAAGGGATATAATCTCCCTATGTATGCCGATGAAAAAAGATCTGTATATTCTCTTTTCGCCAAAGAATATATCCCAAGAAATTATATTATTAATAAAGAAGGGAAAGTGGTGTACACATCTGTGAGCTATGATGAGGAAGAATTCAAAAATATGTTGAATAAACTTACTGAATTATTAAAATAG
- a CDS encoding murein L,D-transpeptidase catalytic domain-containing protein gives MMKHFIFLFILLVSCSKAESQQAEMSGLPLSKIAEIKNYIKDKDYNQELAVFINFKIPSGKYRYFIYDLKNNKIVQKAIVAHGSGSVIPGSNALRFSNVEGSYQSSLGKYAIGGSYVGQFGKAYRLKGLDSTNDNAMQRAIVLHSFSSVPDVESERPTSLSLGCPMLSANAFKETAKYIDKSELPIILYVFY, from the coding sequence ATGATGAAACACTTTATTTTCCTTTTTATACTTTTAGTTTCCTGCTCAAAAGCTGAATCGCAGCAGGCAGAGATGTCAGGTTTGCCCTTATCTAAAATTGCAGAAATCAAAAACTATATCAAAGATAAAGACTATAATCAGGAGCTGGCTGTTTTTATTAACTTTAAAATTCCATCCGGAAAATACCGTTACTTCATCTACGATCTGAAAAATAATAAAATAGTACAAAAAGCCATTGTAGCCCATGGTTCAGGATCTGTAATTCCAGGATCAAATGCTTTAAGGTTTAGTAATGTGGAAGGTTCTTATCAATCTTCTCTTGGAAAATATGCCATTGGAGGAAGCTATGTTGGACAATTTGGAAAAGCTTACCGCCTAAAAGGCTTGGATTCTACCAACGATAATGCGATGCAGAGAGCCATTGTTCTTCATTCTTTTAGCAGTGTTCCTGATGTTGAATCCGAAAGGCCAACCTCTCTGAGCTTGGGTTGTCCAATGCTTTCAGCTAATGCTTTTAAAGAGACTGCAAAATACATTGACAAGTCGGAACTGCCCATTATTTTATATGTCTTTTATTAG
- a CDS encoding NIPSNAP family protein, which produces MKHLFTVILFILGSIAFGQTYSLKDSSPPLDPVHQLRIYEIPKENRQVFLDRFRDDALRIMKKYGFNIVSIWESEFEGKTEFIYLLEWKNEEAMKLAWQGFMADTEWKEIKAKTAKLHGDFVNSIEDRTLKLTEFSPEKKLLK; this is translated from the coding sequence ATGAAACACTTATTTACAGTAATCCTTTTTATTTTGGGAAGCATAGCCTTCGGGCAAACTTATTCTTTAAAAGATTCTTCGCCTCCATTAGATCCTGTTCATCAGTTGAGAATTTATGAAATTCCAAAAGAAAACAGACAAGTGTTTTTAGATCGGTTCAGAGATGATGCTTTAAGGATTATGAAAAAGTATGGATTCAATATTGTGTCAATCTGGGAGTCCGAATTTGAAGGGAAAACGGAATTTATCTATTTGCTTGAATGGAAAAATGAAGAGGCAATGAAATTGGCATGGCAAGGTTTTATGGCCGATACAGAATGGAAAGAAATTAAAGCTAAAACAGCAAAACTGCATGGTGATTTTGTGAATAGTATTGAAGACCGAACGTTGAAACTTACAGAATTTTCGCCGGAAAAAAAGCTGTTGAAATAA
- a CDS encoding phytanoyl-CoA dioxygenase family protein yields MLYNFFKKSKLKHNIPLYKKYGINKNYFSSISSKDFAHLPQTERSIAEEKLSSTAFFKKLSEENKESALHYDDNGYMIIRNFISPETAENINVEIEKLMKDGTLKFRYGGKLMFAIHHSDIIRNIGSDKDFLEFLSVLLDGKAKLFQSINFINGSQQKTHSDSIHMTTFPLGGLLGVWIALEDVDETNGALHYIPGSHKLPYFLNSDYDNEGTTLKIGKKSYKAYEEFLENKVKELGLKKEVFRAKKGDMLIWHANILHGGEPHTDKNKTRKSLVYHFFDENSVCYHEVTQRPALFEL; encoded by the coding sequence ATGCTTTATAATTTCTTTAAAAAGAGCAAGTTAAAGCATAATATTCCATTATATAAAAAGTACGGAATCAACAAGAATTATTTTTCGAGTATTTCAAGTAAAGATTTTGCTCATCTTCCTCAGACAGAAAGAAGTATTGCTGAAGAAAAGCTTTCATCCACAGCTTTTTTTAAAAAATTATCAGAGGAAAATAAAGAAAGCGCTCTTCATTACGATGATAACGGATATATGATTATAAGAAACTTCATTAGTCCGGAAACCGCTGAAAATATCAATGTTGAGATTGAGAAATTAATGAAGGACGGAACTTTAAAGTTTCGATATGGCGGAAAACTGATGTTTGCGATTCACCATTCTGACATCATCAGAAATATAGGAAGCGATAAGGATTTTTTGGAATTTTTGTCTGTTTTGCTTGATGGTAAAGCTAAATTATTTCAAAGTATCAACTTTATTAACGGAAGCCAGCAGAAAACACATTCCGACAGTATCCATATGACAACATTCCCATTGGGTGGACTTTTAGGAGTATGGATCGCTCTGGAAGATGTGGATGAAACCAATGGGGCATTGCATTATATTCCAGGAAGCCATAAACTGCCTTATTTCCTGAATTCTGATTATGATAATGAAGGAACCACTTTAAAAATAGGAAAGAAGAGCTATAAGGCTTATGAAGAATTTTTGGAAAATAAAGTGAAGGAATTGGGGCTGAAGAAAGAAGTTTTCAGAGCTAAAAAAGGAGATATGCTGATCTGGCATGCTAATATTCTTCACGGCGGAGAGCCTCATACCGATAAAAATAAAACCAGAAAAAGCCTGGTATACCACTTTTTTGATGAAAACAGCGTTTGCTACCATGAAGTTACACAAAGACCTGCATTATTTGAACTGTAA
- a CDS encoding GEVED domain-containing protein: MKKITTLSAIILYGLMDAQYCNPAFQYGAGSNMISNVTFGSINNASSTNSSNTPEYEDFTSLSTDLIAGSTYPISVKGPSSTFPSDVMVYIDFNGNGSFDDAGESFYIGRLEAANPANAFTIDHSITVPANVSGGSKRMRVLKNTNVQAYSDPNAENSIHSACDSGLRAGQTEDYTVNIQGNNPSFPFPYCGTESVTSLTVSEISKVEFAGIDNESPIDGNSQVIEDFTGTIFNVSRGNGYPITVTGGTHGQSTVSAYAYIDFNHNNQFDADEKFNLGYLDNSNPVSGHESGATSETITIPVNAALGNTRFRIVKAYESSSWMGTLENLACPSGWFIGQVEDYTINVQPESLSTTEVSKDKSIEVKLYPNPTSGNATIKMKEGLEKYEVYSISGQKLLEGNSDTVNMRSLIPGNYLIKIQTKDKKIITKKIIKK; the protein is encoded by the coding sequence ATGAAAAAAATAACTACTCTTTCTGCAATCATTTTATACGGGCTAATGGATGCCCAATACTGCAATCCGGCTTTTCAATATGGTGCAGGCAGTAATATGATCAGCAATGTCACTTTTGGAAGCATCAACAATGCTTCATCAACCAATTCATCCAATACTCCGGAATATGAAGATTTTACTTCTTTGTCTACTGATTTGATAGCGGGAAGTACCTATCCAATATCGGTAAAAGGGCCATCAAGTACCTTTCCAAGTGATGTAATGGTGTATATTGATTTTAATGGAAATGGTAGTTTTGATGATGCAGGAGAAAGTTTTTATATAGGCAGATTGGAAGCCGCTAACCCGGCAAATGCTTTTACCATAGATCATTCCATTACTGTTCCTGCTAATGTGTCAGGTGGAAGTAAGAGAATGAGAGTTCTTAAAAATACGAATGTACAGGCTTATTCAGATCCTAATGCTGAGAATTCTATTCATTCTGCATGTGATTCCGGATTAAGAGCAGGTCAGACTGAAGATTATACAGTGAATATTCAAGGAAATAACCCAAGCTTTCCGTTCCCTTATTGTGGAACTGAAAGTGTGACCAGTCTTACAGTAAGCGAAATAAGCAAGGTAGAATTTGCAGGAATAGATAATGAGAGTCCAATTGATGGAAATTCTCAGGTTATAGAAGACTTTACAGGTACTATTTTCAATGTGAGTCGTGGAAATGGATATCCGATAACCGTTACTGGTGGAACTCACGGACAATCGACTGTTTCAGCTTATGCCTATATCGATTTTAATCACAATAATCAGTTTGATGCTGATGAAAAGTTTAATCTGGGATATCTGGATAATTCCAATCCTGTTTCAGGTCACGAGTCTGGAGCAACTTCTGAAACCATTACTATTCCTGTCAATGCAGCATTAGGGAATACCCGTTTCAGGATAGTTAAAGCCTATGAATCCAGTTCATGGATGGGAACATTGGAGAATCTAGCTTGTCCTTCGGGTTGGTTTATTGGTCAGGTAGAAGATTATACCATCAATGTACAACCGGAAAGTCTTTCTACGACAGAGGTTTCTAAAGATAAGTCTATTGAAGTCAAATTATATCCAAATCCAACATCCGGAAATGCAACCATCAAGATGAAAGAAGGACTTGAGAAGTATGAGGTTTATTCTATTTCAGGGCAAAAGCTTTTAGAAGGGAACTCTGATACGGTGAATATGCGTAGCCTTATTCCAGGAAACTATCTGATTAAAATACAGACAAAAGATAAAAAAATAATAACCAAAAAGATTATTAAAAAGTAA
- a CDS encoding phosphatase PAP2 family protein gives MEEKKSSLLHKVSRVISDFFNPLVSLIIFFVYMSMREYTFKESLLYFLPLLLMIIAPVVIWLVWNVKTGRYTNMDVSNRVQRKTLYVFIAACVIIYLIFNYVRNGYIDLVMLFILILLFALQISNLFIKSSMHTAFNIFVAALFFTLDWKMGLIWLGIASLVGLTRIILKRHTVKEVFMGAGIAFMVSFIYLYCNIQFQH, from the coding sequence ATGGAAGAAAAAAAGTCTTCGCTTCTTCACAAAGTCTCAAGGGTTATCTCTGATTTTTTTAATCCGCTGGTTTCTCTGATCATATTTTTTGTGTACATGAGCATGAGGGAGTACACTTTTAAAGAATCCCTTCTTTATTTCCTTCCGTTACTATTAATGATTATTGCACCAGTTGTGATCTGGCTGGTATGGAATGTAAAGACAGGAAGGTATACCAATATGGATGTTTCCAATCGGGTTCAGAGAAAGACGTTATATGTTTTCATTGCAGCCTGCGTCATTATTTATCTTATTTTCAATTATGTGAGAAATGGATATATTGATTTGGTTATGCTTTTTATTTTAATCCTGCTCTTTGCTCTTCAGATCAGCAATCTTTTCATTAAAAGTTCGATGCATACTGCATTTAATATATTTGTAGCTGCATTATTTTTCACTTTAGACTGGAAAATGGGGCTTATATGGCTAGGAATCGCCAGCCTGGTAGGACTCACCAGAATTATTTTAAAAAGGCATACGGTAAAAGAAGTATTTATGGGAGCTGGAATAGCTTTTATGGTATCTTTTATTTATCTTTATTGCAATATACAATTTCAACATTAG
- a CDS encoding DUF6263 family protein, whose protein sequence is MFGEEIHFDSRESSSSDDEMGMEFKPIINNPFTFKIDKYGKILEKQKFSKEVSGDLRIDQYNIIPLVFPKETVESGFMWKDTTPNPIIKTMSVSNDYMYKGTKENKIEISVKSKMSGGGMMKDSDIEGKYIFDSKTKTLTSAERNMPVQIGGGKATFTITPKMDGF, encoded by the coding sequence ATGTTTGGAGAAGAAATTCACTTTGATTCCAGAGAAAGCTCCAGTTCAGATGATGAAATGGGCATGGAATTTAAACCTATTATAAACAACCCTTTTACATTTAAGATTGATAAATATGGCAAAATTCTTGAAAAACAAAAGTTCAGTAAAGAAGTTTCCGGAGATCTGCGCATAGATCAATACAATATAATCCCTTTGGTTTTTCCTAAAGAAACTGTTGAAAGTGGGTTTATGTGGAAAGATACCACTCCCAATCCAATAATAAAAACGATGTCTGTTTCCAACGATTATATGTATAAAGGAACAAAGGAGAACAAAATTGAAATTTCGGTAAAATCAAAAATGAGTGGAGGAGGTATGATGAAAGATTCTGATATTGAAGGGAAATATATTTTTGACAGTAAAACAAAAACTTTAACTTCGGCGGAAAGAAACATGCCTGTACAGATAGGCGGAGGAAAAGCTACTTTTACCATCACTCCTAAAATGGACGGCTTTTAA
- a CDS encoding inorganic pyrophosphatase — MIPNFKAHPWHGISAGEDAPNVVNVFVEIVPSDTIKYEVDKETGYLKVDRPQKFSNIIPALYGFVPRTYCDKEVMRLAVEAGATDVTMGDHDPLDICVLSSHNIHAGGLLMEAIPIGGFKMIDGGEADDKIVAVMINDHAFGHFRDITELPEAEVKRLMHYFLTYKNLPDEPAKCRIQEVYGADHARKVIKASQTDYADKFGG; from the coding sequence ATGATTCCAAATTTTAAAGCACATCCATGGCACGGAATTTCTGCAGGAGAAGATGCGCCAAATGTTGTAAACGTATTTGTGGAAATTGTTCCTTCAGATACTATTAAATATGAAGTAGATAAAGAAACAGGATATTTAAAAGTAGACAGGCCTCAGAAATTCTCTAATATCATCCCTGCTTTATACGGTTTTGTTCCAAGAACATATTGCGATAAAGAGGTGATGAGACTTGCTGTAGAAGCAGGAGCTACTGATGTGACAATGGGAGATCATGATCCTCTTGATATTTGTGTTTTAAGTTCTCACAATATCCATGCAGGAGGTTTATTGATGGAAGCTATTCCAATTGGAGGTTTCAAAATGATTGACGGTGGAGAAGCAGACGATAAAATTGTAGCAGTAATGATCAATGATCATGCTTTCGGACATTTCAGAGATATTACTGAGTTACCAGAGGCAGAAGTAAAAAGATTGATGCACTATTTCTTAACGTATAAAAACCTGCCGGATGAGCCTGCAAAATGCAGAATTCAAGAGGTTTACGGTGCTGATCATGCAAGAAAAGTGATTAAAGCTTCTCAAACAGACTATGCAGATAAATTTGGAGGATAA
- a CDS encoding aminotransferase class I/II-fold pyridoxal phosphate-dependent enzyme yields MKEIHRFTHYSFFTEMSELALKQGSFDLSLGLPDFDIDNRLKSFLKEAADLDTHNYEPLSGNPLLIQNIIYFNAKRKNSISLKTNEITIVPCATFALYTALKSILNQDDEVIIIQPSYYTYAPAVVMNGGKPVYYDLETDFTINWDVFKLCISEKTKAIIINSPQNPTGKILQKEDWNQLFELIKDREIYLISEEIYDTYCFDGAEHYSSFIHPELRNRTFCIFSFGKMFHTSGWKVSYMLASEELTALFRSHQQYISYSANAPAQYALAKYLEVFDPLEAQSIMQKKRNIFNDLLKETPLSIEKQAEGSVFQVVNFRNISKTMTDVEFSKWLTIDKKVACLPLSAFYNSRQNSDYIRFSFAKKDEVIIHALEHLKKNL; encoded by the coding sequence ATGAAAGAAATTCACAGGTTTACTCATTATTCCTTTTTTACGGAGATGTCTGAACTGGCTTTAAAGCAAGGAAGCTTTGACCTCTCGCTGGGACTTCCTGACTTTGATATTGATAATCGATTAAAATCTTTTTTAAAAGAAGCAGCAGATCTTGATACTCACAATTACGAACCTCTTTCCGGAAACCCTTTACTGATACAAAATATCATCTATTTTAATGCAAAAAGAAAAAACAGTATTTCGTTAAAAACAAATGAAATCACTATTGTACCTTGTGCAACCTTTGCTTTATATACGGCACTTAAATCTATTTTAAATCAAGATGATGAAGTGATCATTATTCAGCCCTCCTATTATACTTATGCCCCCGCTGTTGTGATGAATGGAGGCAAGCCTGTATATTATGATCTGGAAACTGACTTTACGATAAATTGGGACGTGTTTAAACTCTGTATTTCAGAAAAAACCAAAGCTATTATTATCAATTCACCTCAAAACCCAACCGGAAAGATCTTGCAAAAGGAAGACTGGAATCAATTGTTTGAGTTGATAAAAGACCGGGAAATCTATTTAATTTCTGAGGAAATCTATGATACTTATTGTTTTGATGGAGCAGAGCATTACAGCTCTTTTATTCATCCCGAGCTTAGAAATAGAACGTTTTGTATTTTTTCATTTGGTAAAATGTTTCACACTTCAGGATGGAAAGTGAGTTATATGCTTGCATCTGAAGAGTTAACAGCCTTATTCAGAAGCCATCAACAATATATTTCTTATAGCGCCAATGCTCCTGCTCAATATGCGTTGGCAAAATATCTGGAAGTATTTGATCCTTTAGAGGCTCAATCTATCATGCAGAAAAAACGGAATATTTTCAATGATTTGCTTAAAGAAACCCCTTTATCTATTGAAAAACAAGCTGAAGGAAGTGTTTTCCAGGTAGTGAATTTCAGAAATATATCTAAGACAATGACGGATGTAGAGTTCTCCAAATGGCTCACAATTGATAAAAAAGTGGCTTGCCTTCCCCTTTCTGCCTTTTATAATTCCAGACAAAATTCTGATTATATCCGGTTTAGCTTTGCAAAAAAGGATGAAGTAATTATTCATGCCTTAGAGCATCTTAAAAAAAATCTATAG